In Ochotona princeps isolate mOchPri1 chromosome 33, mOchPri1.hap1, whole genome shotgun sequence, one DNA window encodes the following:
- the CALR3 gene encoding calreticulin-3 gives MAGARVHFGVLFVVRVALATVYFQEEFLDGERWRNRWVQSTNNSQFGHFRLSSGKFYGHKEKDKGLQTAQNGRFYAISARFKPFSNKGKTLVLQYTVKHEQKMDCGGGYVKLFPADVDQRNLSGTSQYYIMFGPDICGFDIKKVHVILHFKNQYHANKKSIRCKVDGFTHLYALVLRPDLSYEVKIDGQSIESGSIEHDWNVTSLKKMARSSAGPEAWAQSAEDKSQDWEKHFLDAGASEPRDWNSDLDADFQAPMLQKPPYQDGLKPEGIDKHVWLHRKMKSTNSLTEYDLAEFENIGAVGLDLWQVRAGTIFDNFLITDDEEYAENFGKATWGETKGPEKEMDAIQAKEEMKKAREEDEEEFLSGRFQGRNNHFHQFHQRGNPEL, from the exons ATGGCCGGGGCTCGCGTCCACTTCGGAGTCCTTTTCGTGGTGCGAGTGGCGCTGGCCACTGTCTACTTCCAAGAGGAGTTTCTGGACGGAG AACGCTGGCGCAACCGGTGGGTGCAGTCCACCAATAACTCCCAATTTGGGCATTTTCGACTCTCGTCGGGGAAGTTTTATGgtcacaaagagaaagacaaag GCCTGCAGACCGCGCAGAATGGTCGCTTCTACGCCATCTCTGCGCGCTTCAAGCCCTTCAGCAACAAGGGGAAGACGCTGGTGCTGCAGTACACGGTGAAACACGAGCAAAAGATGGACTGCGGCGGCGGCTACGTGAAGCTCTTCCCGGCCGACGTGGACCAGAGGAACCTGAGCGGCACGTCACAGTACTACATCATGTTCG GACCCGATATTTGTGGATTTGATATCAAGAAAGTACATGTAATTTTACATTTCAAGAATCAGTACCATGCAAATAAGAAATCCATCCGCTGCAAG GTGGATGGCTTCACACACCTCTATGCTCTGGTTTTAAGACCAGATCTTTCCTACGAAGTGAAAATTGACGGGCAGTCCATCGAGTCCGGGAGCATCGAGCATGACTGGAATGTGACGTCGCTGAAGAAGATGGCCCGGTCCTCAGCGGGGCCTGAAGCCTGGGCTCAGAGCGCGGAGGACAAGAGCCAG GACTGGGAGAAGCATTTTCTGGATGCCGGGGCCAGCGAACCGAGGGACTGGAACAGCGACCTGGATGCGGACTTTCAGGCGCCCATGCTACAGAAGCCGCCATACCAG GATGGCCTGAAACCCGAGGGCATCGACAAGCATGTTTGGCTGCACCGAAAGATGAAGAGTACCAACTCCCTGACGGAGTACGACCTGGCGGAGTTCGAGAACATTGGCGCCGTCGGGCTGGACCTATGGCAG GTGAGAGCCGGGACCATCTTTGATAACTTTCTTATCACGGACGACGAAGAGTACGCGGAGAATTTCGGCAAGGCCACGTGGGGCGAAACCAAG GGCCCAGAGAAGGAGATGGACGCCATCCAGGCCAAGGAGGAGATGAAGAAGGCAcgggaggaagatgaggaggagtTCCTGTCGGGCAGGTTCCAGGGACGCAACAACCACTTCCACCAGTTCCACCAGCGTGGCAACCCGGAGCTCTAG